The region TGATCAGATGGAACAGGCCTTTATCTGGAATCCGCTCGATCTGTCTTCTGCCGACAGCAGCAGCACGGAAAAATGGTGGAGTTCCTCGGTGCGGTTTCCCGAAGATTTTTCCCTCCGTCGACAGCCAACAGCCAGAGACATTTGAGGATTTTCATGCGCAAATTTTCCTTCCTTTCTCTCCTGCTCACTTCATCCCTTCTGCTCTCCGCATGTTCGGATCAGGGAGAAGTCCGCGTCATCCGGCATTACCCGGCCGACAATGTGGACAACATTATTTCGAAGAATCGCATCCTGCTCGATGACAACAGTTACGACGGAGCCGGTTCGCTGAGTATCACCGTCGAAACACCCACGACCGTACGCCTGTACGAAACCGGGGATATCGACGCGGAGGACGTGATGCTGATCTACCAGGCCGCCGTCAAATCCCGTGATCTCGACGGTATGGCATATCTCGAAATGTGGTGTGTCTTTGATGACGGACGCGAATTCTTCTCTCGCGGTCTCAATGCGCCGTGGACGGGCAACATTCCATGGAGCATTGTGGAAACCCCGTTCTTTCTCAAGAAAGGACAGAACCCGACCAATGTCCGTTTGAACCTCGTTATCGATGGAAGCGGCACGGTCTGGATCGACGATATTTATCTGAGAACACTGCCCCTGCCGATGCACTGAGTTCACATGCCATTCGCCTTTCTGTCAAAGCTGTTCCGGCTCGGTCGCATCCCCGCGGCCATACGCGCAACACTCGAGGCGGAGGAGATCCTCGTCCAGGATGAGAATGTCCCAGGATGGGTGATTTTCAAAGACTTCCGCGCACCCGGGAAACGCTTCAAGCACAGGGCCGAGGGAATGACCGGGTTTCTTGTCATCACCCGGCGACGGGTGCTCGCCCAGGCTTTCGGCCAGCGTATCATCAATATTCTCCTCGATCACCCCAAGTTCCGTCTGCTGACCGTCGATCTCCCGAAAGAAGACCGCATCGAGTTCTCCTTCGAAGCCGCGGATTTCCATGAAGATCGCTCAGGACGCATCATCGTCGGTTTCAAAACCGGTAAAGCCCCCCAATTTGTCGCCGCGCTCAAAGCCGCGACGACGACGGACGGGACAACGAACTGATGCTGCAGCAGATTCTCATTGGAGCCGCACTCGGCGCATTCGTCGCCGTGCCTGCATATTTCCTGCGCATGCTCCGGTATTCCGGTGCCGTTGCCACCTTCGTACTCGCCACCGTGGTGTACGGATTCGGCGGATGGCAATGGACGATTCCCATTTTCACTTTTTTCCTTCTGTCGAGTCTGCTGACCAGTTGGCGAAAAAACGCAAAGAAGCGCTTCGACACGGTCTTTGAGAAAGGGGGAAGCAGGGATGCCGGACAGGTTGCCGCCAATGGCGGTGTGGTCGGCGCGCTTGTCATTGCCGCAGCGCTGTTCACGCATCCATCCTGGTATGTACTTTCCCTCGTCGCAACTGCGGTGGTGACCGCCGACACCTGGGGAACTGAGCTCGGTGTGCTGAGCCGCAGAACGCCCCGGAGCATACTGACCGGACAAAAGGTCGCTGCCGGTACATCAGGTGGAATAACGATCGAAGGAACGGTGGGCGGCGCGTTCGGCGCGGCCGTGGTGACTTCCACCGCATTCTTCTTCATTCCTCTCCCCCTGGAAACCTATCTCCTCATCGTCGCAGGCGGCATGTTCGGCAGCCTGCTCGACAGTCTGCTTGGAGCCACCGTACAGGCGCAGTATCACTGTCAGCAGTGCGACTCCTATACCGAGCGGGCGCTGCATTGCGGCATGCCGGCACATCTGCAGCGGGGCAGCCGCCATATCACCAACGACGCGGTCAACCTGCTCGCATGTATCCTCACGGTAGCCGGAGCCGCACTGTTCCTGTAGCGCCGGATTGCGTTCGCGGCACGTCCATGTCGGTACCCCCGCTCTCCCTTTCCTTCCATCGCAAGTTCATGTATGTTGTGAACATGCCTGTCCGCGTGTTTCATATCGCCGCAGCAGTACTGCTGCTTGTCGTTCTACAGTCCTGCGAGCGCGAGCGCATCATCGATCCCGGTCCCGACACTACCGCACCGCTGCCTCCGGCGGGTATCGTTGTCGAAGGCGCGCGTGATGGATACATTTTCGTCGGATGGCAGGAAAATTCAGAGCGCGATTTGCGCGGGTATATCGTCTACCGTGCGGAACAGCGCGCACCGCAATCCTTCGTTCCCATCGATACCCTGAGCATCAACTATATCATCGATACGCAGCGCAGTTATGATACGACGTACTATTACTGCGTGACAGCGATCGATCAATCCGGAAACGAAAGTACGGCGCTGGATACCGTGCACGCCGTTTCCGAAAACCGTGCCGATCCCGACGCGCCTCGCACACTGAACGTCAACGGTTACAACGACGGCAGCGTGCAGGAAATCCGCATATCATGGGATGCGGTGGAGGAAGCCGACCTGGCCTTCTACCGCGTCTACCGGGGCAGCACCCCGATTGAGGAGATCAGCGAAAGCACCCTGCTGACAGAACTTCCCGCCACGGCTTTTCACGATTCCACTGGCAACGGGCTGAACTTCCGCTACTATTATGCGGTGACCGCTGTGGACAACGGCGGGAGAGAGAGCATTCTCTCACCGGGTGGTAGCGACATCATCGCAGAGCGTCCCCAACCCGTGGCCCCGGTTGGTGGGGAGAAAACCGTCGTTTACCCCCTCCTCAGCTGGCTTCCCGTGCCGGGAGCATCGCGCTACCTGCTGTCGGTTTCGCTTTCAGAGAACACCGG is a window of bacterium DNA encoding:
- a CDS encoding DUF92 domain-containing protein, translating into MLQQILIGAALGAFVAVPAYFLRMLRYSGAVATFVLATVVYGFGGWQWTIPIFTFFLLSSLLTSWRKNAKKRFDTVFEKGGSRDAGQVAANGGVVGALVIAAALFTHPSWYVLSLVATAVVTADTWGTELGVLSRRTPRSILTGQKVAAGTSGGITIEGTVGGAFGAAVVTSTAFFFIPLPLETYLLIVAGGMFGSLLDSLLGATVQAQYHCQQCDSYTERALHCGMPAHLQRGSRHITNDAVNLLACILTVAGAALFL